A window from Sceloporus undulatus isolate JIND9_A2432 ecotype Alabama chromosome 8, SceUnd_v1.1, whole genome shotgun sequence encodes these proteins:
- the NUDT21 gene encoding cleavage and polyadenylation specificity factor subunit 5, translated as MSVVPPNRSQTGWPRGVNQFGNKYIQQSKPLTLERTINLYPLTNYTFGTKEPLYEKDSSVAARFQRMREEFDKIGMRRTVEGVLIVHEHRLPHVLLLQLGTTFFKLPGGELNPGEDEVEGLKRLMTEILGRQDGVQQDWVIDDCIGNWWRPNFEPPQYPYIPAHITKPKEHKKLFLVQLQEKALFAVPKNYKLVAAPLFELYDNAPGYGPIISSLPQLLSRFNFIYN; from the exons ATGTCCGTCGTGCCGCCCAACCGCTCCCAGACCGGGTGGCCCCGAGGGGTCAACCAGTTCGGGAACAAGTACATCCAGCAAAGCAAGCCCCTCACCCTCGAGAGGACCATCAACCT GTATCCCCTCACCAATTACACCTTTGGGACCAAGGAGCCCCTGTATGAGAAGGACAGCTCAGTGGCCGCACGCTTCCAGCGCATGCGGGAGGAGTTCGACAAGATCGGCATGAGGAGGACGGTCGAAGGGGTCCTCATCGTCCACGAACACCGGCTGCCCCACGTCTTGCTCTTGCAGCTGGGCACCACTTTCTTCAAACT GCCAGGCGGTGAACTTAATCCCGGAGAAGATGAAGTAGAAGGCCTCAAACGTTTAATGACAGAG ATACTGGGTCGTCAAGATGGAGTACAGCAAGACTGGGTCATTGATGACTGCATTGGCAACTGGTGGCGACCGAATTTTGAGCCCCCACAG TATCCATATATTCCTGCTCACATTACAAAACCAAAAGAGCACAAGAAGCTCTTTTTAGTTCAGCTTCAAGAAAAGG CTTTGTTCGCCGTCCCTAAAAATTACAAGCTGGTAGCTGCTCCATTGTTTGAACTCTATGACAATGCACCAGGCTATGGACCGATCATTTCCAGCCTTCCTCAGCTTTTGAGCAG GTTCAATTTTATTTACAACTGA
- the AMFR gene encoding E3 ubiquitin-protein ligase AMFR, which yields MPLLFLERFPWPSLRVYTALSALALLGSLFSAHRALGPGQGPPEQPLEPNGGGHAAPDAQQQPPQPPSASALASYLLSDSLCVWVLVNTACCILMLIAKLIQGIVFGSLRVSERQHLKDKFWNFIFYKFIFIFGVLNVQTVEEVVMWCLWFSGLVFLHLMVQLCKDRFEYLSFSPTTPMNSHIKVLTLLVAMLLSCCGLGVVCGVIGYTHGMHTLSFMAAESLLVTVRTVHVILRYVIHLWDLNHEGTWESKGTYVYYTDFIMELTLLSLDLMHHIHMLLFGNIWLSMASLVIFMQLRYLFHEVQRRLRRHKNYLRVVGNMEARFAVASPEELAANNDDCAICWDSMQAARKLPCGHLFHNSCLRSWLEQDTSCPTCRMSLNITDAHRAREDHQRENMDENLAPVAVAEGRPHLNQHNHFFHFDGSRIASWLPSFSVEVMHTTSILGIAQASNSQLNAMAHQIQEMFPQVPYHLILQDLQLTRSVEITTDNILEGRIQVPFPTQRSDSIRPALNSPLERHSADQEDTEEVTQSERVPLELSSRLEEMAEFNEMEAELVETEDFEVRGSRFSKSADERQRMLVQRKEDLLQQARRRYLNKTSDDTASDFSLQAEGGASDAVTLRRRMLAAAAERRLQKQQPS from the exons ATGCCCCTGTTGTTCCTGGAGCGCTTCCCGTGGCCCAGCCTCCGCGTCTACACGGCCCTGAGCGCCCTGGCCTTGCTGGGCAGCCTCTTCAGCGCCCACCGCGCCCTGGGCCCCGGCCAAGGCCCCCCAGAGCAGCCCCTGGAGCCAAACGGAGGAGGCCATGCAGCGCCCGACGCCCAGCAGCAGCCTCCGCAGCCCCCCTCGGCCTCGGCCTTGGCCTCCTACCTGCTCTCCGACAGCCTCTGCGTCTGG gtGTTGGTGAATACTGCGTGCTGTATTCTGATGCTGATTGCGAAACTAATACAAGGAATCGTATTTGGATCCCTCCGTGTCAGTGAAAGACAG CATCTCAAGGATAAATTTTGGAACTTCATCTTTTACAAGTTCATCTTTATTTTCGGAGTCCTAAATGTCCAGACGGTCGAAGAAGTGGTCATGTGGTGCCTCTGGTTTTCTGGCCTTGTATTTTTACATCTCATGGTTCAGCTTTGCAAGGACAGGTTTGAATAC ctctctttttctcccaccaCACCAATGAACAGCCACATCAAAGTCCTAACCTTGCTAGTAGCTATGCTGCTTTCCTGCTGCGGACTAGGCGTTGTGTGTGGCGTTATCGGCTATACCCATGGAATGCACACATTATCCTTCATGGCAGCAGAG TCCCTCCTTGTCACAGTAAGAACAGTGCATGTGATTTTGCG TTATGTCATTCATCTCTGGGATCTCAACCATGAAGGCACCTGGGAAAGCAAGGGGACGTATGTTTATTACACTGATTTCATCATGGAGTTAACGCTTCTGTCCCTGGACCTGATGCATCACATTCATATGCTG CTGTTTGGCAACATCTGGTTGTCAATGGCCAGCCTGGTGATCTTCATGCAGCTGCGTTACCTATTCCATGAGGTTCAGCGTAGACTTCGCCGCCATAAGAACTATCTCCGTGTGGTTGGAAACATGGAAGCAAG ATTTGCAGTGGCAAGTCCTGAGGAGCTGGCAGCCAACAATGACGACTGTGCCATTTGCTGGGATTCCATGCAGGCTGCACGTAAACTCCCTTGTGGACATCTCTTCCATAA CTCATGCTTGCGCTCCTGGCTTGAACAAGACACTTCATGCCCTACCTGCAGAATGTCTCTGAACATCACCGATGCCCATCGGGCTAGGGAGGATCACCAAAGGGAGAACATGGATGAAAACTTGGCTCCTGTGGCCGTTGCTGAAGGCAGACCTCACCTGAACCAGCACAATCACTTCTTCCACTTTGATG GGTCCCGAATTGCCAGCTGGCTGCCCAGCTTTTCGGTGGAGGTGATGCACACCACCAGTATCCTTGGTATTGCTCAGGCAAGCAACTCTCAGCTTAATGCTATG GCCCATCAGATTCAGGAGATGTTCCCCCAGGTCCCTTACCATCTCATTCTGCAAGATCTACAGCTGACACGTTCTGTAGAAATAACAACAGACAACATTTTGGAGGGGCGTATCCAGGTGCCTTTCCCAACGCAG CGTTCCGATAGCATCAGGCCAGCTTTGAACAGCCCCTTAGAAAGGCACAGCGCTGATCAGGAAGATACAGAGGAGGTTACTCAG TCTGAGAGAGTACCGCTGGAGCTCAGCTCGCGGCTGGAAGAGATGGCAGAGTTCAATGAGATGGAAGCAGAGTTGGTCGAGACAGAAGATTTTGAAGTGAGAGGGAGCCGTTTCTCCAAGTCAGCTGATGAAAGGCAGCGGATGCTAGTGCAGAGGAAGGAAGATCTGCTGCAACAAGCTCGCAG GCGTTACCTCAACAAAACCTCGGACGACACAGCCTCCGACTTCTCCCTGCAGGCCGAAGGAGGGGCGTCCGACGCTGTCACCTTGCGCCGCAGGATGTTGGCGGCGGCAGCCGAGCGAAGGCTTCAGAAACAGCAGCCATCTTAA